One Anoplopoma fimbria isolate UVic2021 breed Golden Eagle Sablefish chromosome 2, Afim_UVic_2022, whole genome shotgun sequence DNA window includes the following coding sequences:
- the btbd10b gene encoding BTB/POZ domain-containing protein 10 isoform X3 — protein MSMHGASGGCDRSRDRRRSSDRSRDSSHEREGQLTPCIRNVTSPTRQHSDRERDAASSSRPSSPRPQRVSPSGSSSSGVLSSRNSSLSSTEGAFKSLGVGEMVFVYENPKEVGAGATVGSRNIRTSERVTLIVDNTRFVVDPAIFTAQPNTMLGRMFGSGREHNFTRPNEKGEFEVAEGISSTVFRAILDYYKSGIIRCPDGISIPELREACDYLCISFDYGTIKCRDLSALMHELSNDGARRQFEFYLEEMVLPLMVASAQSGERECHIVVLTDDDVVDWDEEYPPQMGEEYSQIIYSTKLYRFFKYIENRDVAKSVLKDRGLKKIRLGIEGYPTYKEKVKKRPGGRPEVIYNYVQRPFIRMSWEKEEGKSRHVDFQCVKSKSITNLAAAAADIPQDQLVMHPGPQVDELDILPNHPPSGNHYSNNYSNEPDPDAPSPAV, from the exons ATGAGCATGCATGGTGCCAGTGGAGGCTGTGACCGATCACGTGACCGCCGCCGCTCCAGCGATCGCTCCAGGGACTCCTCACACGAGAGAGAAGGCCAGCTCACCCCCTGCATTCGAAACGTCACTTCACCCACCCGCCAACACAGTG acCGAGAACGAGATGCTGCCTCGTCATCGAGGCCTAGTAGCCCGCGGCCTCAGAGAGTCTCGCCCAGCGGTTCCAGCAGCAGCGGGGTGCTGAGCAGTCGCAACAGCAGCCTGTCAAGTACTGAAGGCGCCTTCAAGAGCTTGGGAGTTGGAGAAATGGTTTTTGTCTACGAGAATCCCAAGGAGGTGGGAGCGGGTGCCACTGTTGGAAGCCGAAATATTAGGACCTCAGAAAGAGTCACTCTGATTGTTGACAACACCCGCTTTGTAGTAGATCCTGCCATCTTCACTGCACAACCCAATACCATGTTGGGCAG AATGTTTGGATCTGGAAGAGAGCATAACTTCACACGTCCCAACGAGAAGGGGGAATTCGAGGTGGCTGAGGGCATTAGCTCAACAGTTTTCCGAGCAATTCTG GATTACTACAAATCTGGGATAATCCGCTGTCCTGATGGAATCTCTATCCCTGAGTTGCGGGAGGCGTGTGACTATCTATGCATCTCCTTCGACTACGGCACCATCAAATGCAGAGACCTCA GTGCCCTGATGCATGAGCTGTCCAATGATGGAGCTCGGCGGCAATTTGAGTTTTACCTGGAGGAGATGGTGCTGCCTTTGATGGTGGCCAGTGCCCAGAGCGGAGAGAGGGAATGTCACATTGTTGTCCTTACTGATGATGATGTGGTTGACTGGGACGAAGAATATCCACCACAGATGGGAGAAGAGTATTCACAGA TCATCTACAGCACAAAACTGTACAGATTTTTCAAGTATATTGAGAACCGAGATGTTGCCAAATCAGTTTTAAAGGATAGAGGATTAAAGAAAATACGACTGGGCATTGAAG GTTACCCTACATACAAAgagaaagtcaaaaaaagacCAGGAGGTCGTCCAGAGGTCATTTACAACTACGTCCAGAGGCCCTTCATCCGCATGTCCTGGGAAAAGGAAGAGGGTAAAAGCCGCCACGTGGACTTTCAGTGTGTCAAGTCCAAGTCCATCACTAACctggcggcagcagcagcagacatcCCCCAGGACCAGCTGGTGATGCACCCTGGCCCCCAAGTGGATGAACTGGACATCCTACCTAATCATCCACCCAGTGGGAATCATTACAGCAACAACTACAGCAACGAGCCTGACCCTGATGCACCTTCACCTGCTGTCTGA
- the btbd10b gene encoding BTB/POZ domain-containing protein 10 isoform X4: protein MAARLQSYDSNSSDTENWERNATSRPRKLCKHLSSQARASRVEAEQWKMSMHGASGGCDRSRDRRRSSDRSRDSSHEREGQLTPCIRNVTSPTRQHSDRERDAASSSRPSSPRPQRVSPSGSSSSGVLSSRNSSLSSTEGAFKSLGVGEMVFVYENPKEVGAGATVGSRNIRTSERVTLIVDNTRFVVDPAIFTAQPNTMLGRMFGSGREHNFTRPNEKGEFEVAEGISSTVFRAILDYYKSGIIRCPDGISIPELREACDYLCISFDYGTIKCRDLSALMHELSNDGARRQFEFYLEEMVLPLMVASAQSGERECHIVVLTDDDVVDWDEEYPPQMGEEYSQIIYSTKLYRFFKYIENRDVAKSVLKDRGLKKIRLGIEGYPTYKEKVKKRPGGRPEVIYNYVQRPFIRMSWEKEEGKSRHVDFQCVKSKSITNLAAAAADIPQDQLVMHPGPQVDELDILPNHPPSGNHYSNNYSNEPDPDAPSPAV from the exons ATGGCAGCACGTCTGCAGTCATATGACAGTAACTCCAGTGACACCGAAAACTGGGAACGAAACGCAACAAGCCGACCTCGCAAACTCTGCAAGCACTTGAG cAGTCAGGCCCGAGCATCTAGAGTGGAGGCAGAACAGTGGAAGATGAGCATGCATGGTGCCAGTGGAGGCTGTGACCGATCACGTGACCGCCGCCGCTCCAGCGATCGCTCCAGGGACTCCTCACACGAGAGAGAAGGCCAGCTCACCCCCTGCATTCGAAACGTCACTTCACCCACCCGCCAACACAGTG acCGAGAACGAGATGCTGCCTCGTCATCGAGGCCTAGTAGCCCGCGGCCTCAGAGAGTCTCGCCCAGCGGTTCCAGCAGCAGCGGGGTGCTGAGCAGTCGCAACAGCAGCCTGTCAAGTACTGAAGGCGCCTTCAAGAGCTTGGGAGTTGGAGAAATGGTTTTTGTCTACGAGAATCCCAAGGAGGTGGGAGCGGGTGCCACTGTTGGAAGCCGAAATATTAGGACCTCAGAAAGAGTCACTCTGATTGTTGACAACACCCGCTTTGTAGTAGATCCTGCCATCTTCACTGCACAACCCAATACCATGTTGGGCAG AATGTTTGGATCTGGAAGAGAGCATAACTTCACACGTCCCAACGAGAAGGGGGAATTCGAGGTGGCTGAGGGCATTAGCTCAACAGTTTTCCGAGCAATTCTG GATTACTACAAATCTGGGATAATCCGCTGTCCTGATGGAATCTCTATCCCTGAGTTGCGGGAGGCGTGTGACTATCTATGCATCTCCTTCGACTACGGCACCATCAAATGCAGAGACCTCA GTGCCCTGATGCATGAGCTGTCCAATGATGGAGCTCGGCGGCAATTTGAGTTTTACCTGGAGGAGATGGTGCTGCCTTTGATGGTGGCCAGTGCCCAGAGCGGAGAGAGGGAATGTCACATTGTTGTCCTTACTGATGATGATGTGGTTGACTGGGACGAAGAATATCCACCACAGATGGGAGAAGAGTATTCACAGA TCATCTACAGCACAAAACTGTACAGATTTTTCAAGTATATTGAGAACCGAGATGTTGCCAAATCAGTTTTAAAGGATAGAGGATTAAAGAAAATACGACTGGGCATTGAAG GTTACCCTACATACAAAgagaaagtcaaaaaaagacCAGGAGGTCGTCCAGAGGTCATTTACAACTACGTCCAGAGGCCCTTCATCCGCATGTCCTGGGAAAAGGAAGAGGGTAAAAGCCGCCACGTGGACTTTCAGTGTGTCAAGTCCAAGTCCATCACTAACctggcggcagcagcagcagacatcCCCCAGGACCAGCTGGTGATGCACCCTGGCCCCCAAGTGGATGAACTGGACATCCTACCTAATCATCCACCCAGTGGGAATCATTACAGCAACAACTACAGCAACGAGCCTGACCCTGATGCACCTTCACCTGCTGTCTGA
- the btbd10b gene encoding BTB/POZ domain-containing protein 10 isoform X2, which yields MAARLQSYDSNSSDTENWERNATSRPRKLCKHLRSSQARASRVEAEQWKMSMHGASGGCDRSRDRRRSSDRSRDSSHEREGQLTPCIRNVTSPTRQHSDRERDAASSSRPSSPRPQRVSPSGSSSSGVLSSRNSSLSSTEGAFKSLGVGEMVFVYENPKEVGAGATVGSRNIRTSERVTLIVDNTRFVVDPAIFTAQPNTMLGRMFGSGREHNFTRPNEKGEFEVAEGISSTVFRAILDYYKSGIIRCPDGISIPELREACDYLCISFDYGTIKCRDLSALMHELSNDGARRQFEFYLEEMVLPLMVASAQSGERECHIVVLTDDDVVDWDEEYPPQMGEEYSQIIYSTKLYRFFKYIENRDVAKSVLKDRGLKKIRLGIEGYPTYKEKVKKRPGGRPEVIYNYVQRPFIRMSWEKEEGKSRHVDFQCVKSKSITNLAAAAADIPQDQLVMHPGPQVDELDILPNHPPSGNHYSNNYSNEPDPDAPSPAV from the exons ATGGCAGCACGTCTGCAGTCATATGACAGTAACTCCAGTGACACCGAAAACTGGGAACGAAACGCAACAAGCCGACCTCGCAAACTCTGCAAGCACTTGAG aagcAGTCAGGCCCGAGCATCTAGAGTGGAGGCAGAACAGTGGAAGATGAGCATGCATGGTGCCAGTGGAGGCTGTGACCGATCACGTGACCGCCGCCGCTCCAGCGATCGCTCCAGGGACTCCTCACACGAGAGAGAAGGCCAGCTCACCCCCTGCATTCGAAACGTCACTTCACCCACCCGCCAACACAGTG acCGAGAACGAGATGCTGCCTCGTCATCGAGGCCTAGTAGCCCGCGGCCTCAGAGAGTCTCGCCCAGCGGTTCCAGCAGCAGCGGGGTGCTGAGCAGTCGCAACAGCAGCCTGTCAAGTACTGAAGGCGCCTTCAAGAGCTTGGGAGTTGGAGAAATGGTTTTTGTCTACGAGAATCCCAAGGAGGTGGGAGCGGGTGCCACTGTTGGAAGCCGAAATATTAGGACCTCAGAAAGAGTCACTCTGATTGTTGACAACACCCGCTTTGTAGTAGATCCTGCCATCTTCACTGCACAACCCAATACCATGTTGGGCAG AATGTTTGGATCTGGAAGAGAGCATAACTTCACACGTCCCAACGAGAAGGGGGAATTCGAGGTGGCTGAGGGCATTAGCTCAACAGTTTTCCGAGCAATTCTG GATTACTACAAATCTGGGATAATCCGCTGTCCTGATGGAATCTCTATCCCTGAGTTGCGGGAGGCGTGTGACTATCTATGCATCTCCTTCGACTACGGCACCATCAAATGCAGAGACCTCA GTGCCCTGATGCATGAGCTGTCCAATGATGGAGCTCGGCGGCAATTTGAGTTTTACCTGGAGGAGATGGTGCTGCCTTTGATGGTGGCCAGTGCCCAGAGCGGAGAGAGGGAATGTCACATTGTTGTCCTTACTGATGATGATGTGGTTGACTGGGACGAAGAATATCCACCACAGATGGGAGAAGAGTATTCACAGA TCATCTACAGCACAAAACTGTACAGATTTTTCAAGTATATTGAGAACCGAGATGTTGCCAAATCAGTTTTAAAGGATAGAGGATTAAAGAAAATACGACTGGGCATTGAAG GTTACCCTACATACAAAgagaaagtcaaaaaaagacCAGGAGGTCGTCCAGAGGTCATTTACAACTACGTCCAGAGGCCCTTCATCCGCATGTCCTGGGAAAAGGAAGAGGGTAAAAGCCGCCACGTGGACTTTCAGTGTGTCAAGTCCAAGTCCATCACTAACctggcggcagcagcagcagacatcCCCCAGGACCAGCTGGTGATGCACCCTGGCCCCCAAGTGGATGAACTGGACATCCTACCTAATCATCCACCCAGTGGGAATCATTACAGCAACAACTACAGCAACGAGCCTGACCCTGATGCACCTTCACCTGCTGTCTGA
- the btbd10b gene encoding BTB/POZ domain-containing protein 10 isoform X1, with amino-acid sequence MTSRRHVSRQCFERRLLVSCGETGIILQRKTYPTRSSQARASRVEAEQWKMSMHGASGGCDRSRDRRRSSDRSRDSSHEREGQLTPCIRNVTSPTRQHSDRERDAASSSRPSSPRPQRVSPSGSSSSGVLSSRNSSLSSTEGAFKSLGVGEMVFVYENPKEVGAGATVGSRNIRTSERVTLIVDNTRFVVDPAIFTAQPNTMLGRMFGSGREHNFTRPNEKGEFEVAEGISSTVFRAILDYYKSGIIRCPDGISIPELREACDYLCISFDYGTIKCRDLSALMHELSNDGARRQFEFYLEEMVLPLMVASAQSGERECHIVVLTDDDVVDWDEEYPPQMGEEYSQIIYSTKLYRFFKYIENRDVAKSVLKDRGLKKIRLGIEGYPTYKEKVKKRPGGRPEVIYNYVQRPFIRMSWEKEEGKSRHVDFQCVKSKSITNLAAAAADIPQDQLVMHPGPQVDELDILPNHPPSGNHYSNNYSNEPDPDAPSPAV; translated from the exons ATGACGTCACGTCGTCACGTGTCACGTCAGTGTTTTGAAAGGAGACTGCTGGTTAGCTGTGGAGAGACTGGGATTATTCTACAGCGGAAAACATATCCAACCAG aagcAGTCAGGCCCGAGCATCTAGAGTGGAGGCAGAACAGTGGAAGATGAGCATGCATGGTGCCAGTGGAGGCTGTGACCGATCACGTGACCGCCGCCGCTCCAGCGATCGCTCCAGGGACTCCTCACACGAGAGAGAAGGCCAGCTCACCCCCTGCATTCGAAACGTCACTTCACCCACCCGCCAACACAGTG acCGAGAACGAGATGCTGCCTCGTCATCGAGGCCTAGTAGCCCGCGGCCTCAGAGAGTCTCGCCCAGCGGTTCCAGCAGCAGCGGGGTGCTGAGCAGTCGCAACAGCAGCCTGTCAAGTACTGAAGGCGCCTTCAAGAGCTTGGGAGTTGGAGAAATGGTTTTTGTCTACGAGAATCCCAAGGAGGTGGGAGCGGGTGCCACTGTTGGAAGCCGAAATATTAGGACCTCAGAAAGAGTCACTCTGATTGTTGACAACACCCGCTTTGTAGTAGATCCTGCCATCTTCACTGCACAACCCAATACCATGTTGGGCAG AATGTTTGGATCTGGAAGAGAGCATAACTTCACACGTCCCAACGAGAAGGGGGAATTCGAGGTGGCTGAGGGCATTAGCTCAACAGTTTTCCGAGCAATTCTG GATTACTACAAATCTGGGATAATCCGCTGTCCTGATGGAATCTCTATCCCTGAGTTGCGGGAGGCGTGTGACTATCTATGCATCTCCTTCGACTACGGCACCATCAAATGCAGAGACCTCA GTGCCCTGATGCATGAGCTGTCCAATGATGGAGCTCGGCGGCAATTTGAGTTTTACCTGGAGGAGATGGTGCTGCCTTTGATGGTGGCCAGTGCCCAGAGCGGAGAGAGGGAATGTCACATTGTTGTCCTTACTGATGATGATGTGGTTGACTGGGACGAAGAATATCCACCACAGATGGGAGAAGAGTATTCACAGA TCATCTACAGCACAAAACTGTACAGATTTTTCAAGTATATTGAGAACCGAGATGTTGCCAAATCAGTTTTAAAGGATAGAGGATTAAAGAAAATACGACTGGGCATTGAAG GTTACCCTACATACAAAgagaaagtcaaaaaaagacCAGGAGGTCGTCCAGAGGTCATTTACAACTACGTCCAGAGGCCCTTCATCCGCATGTCCTGGGAAAAGGAAGAGGGTAAAAGCCGCCACGTGGACTTTCAGTGTGTCAAGTCCAAGTCCATCACTAACctggcggcagcagcagcagacatcCCCCAGGACCAGCTGGTGATGCACCCTGGCCCCCAAGTGGATGAACTGGACATCCTACCTAATCATCCACCCAGTGGGAATCATTACAGCAACAACTACAGCAACGAGCCTGACCCTGATGCACCTTCACCTGCTGTCTGA